Within the Phaseolus vulgaris cultivar G19833 chromosome 9, P. vulgaris v2.0, whole genome shotgun sequence genome, the region ATAACCAATTTCTTAAGTTGGTAATATTTATTTCCGCACATTTTGTTTGTAAGTTTTGAAtgtttaaatatgaaaaatagaaaaaaaaatcatcttaatTCAAGTTTTACATGAATTAATGAGGATgctaattaaaaaatgaaaataactattatttttaaacatatttttttgttcTATACACATGGAGTTATTAACTTCATATTCAAAGAATAAAGTCATTGCTTATTATATCATGTCATATACAATGATATCTTTAATagtaactttatttttttcaaaatgactaaaataattgctgtaatttttttatacatgacATAGCAAAAAAAGGTTTTGGTTAACCATTGATCACGCTTATTAGTTTGAAAACGCCAATAAAGGTAAATATTAAAAGAGCAcagtcaataaaaaaaaaggaaaaaattatttttttataatactagtggtaaaaaataatacaaaataaaaaaatattataaatcaaaTGTGATTATTTTACCttgaaaagaaatgaaaattacTTTTCAGGTTGACTTTTTATTGGTTTCTACAGTTAAAATGATATCAATGAAAATGACAAATTTCTTATACTCTTGATACATCGAAACCCTAAATTATAAATATCACTAACTAATAAAAAATGGAAGATCACTCATTCCTTAAAAAAATgttgacaaaaaataaaaaggctTGAAAAAAAGAATATTAACACTTATCAAAGTATCAAGTAACCATTACTTTTTGAAATTGgttcatctttctccttttcctattattattagaaaaataatatgtttgtaataattattgtaaatcttcacattttaaaatgttactattaaaaaaatgatataatatcacaaataattttttattaaatatttgtgtaaAAGTGTTCCATGATGGGTAATAATATACATGAGTTAAACttttacataattaattaaaataaaaatgatctATATTTATGaaacttatattattattattattatttgttatttggTTCCAGTGTCTGAACGGTGGGATAATTACTATATGTAGATATCGATGCAATGAAATTGGTATTTCTCCGTTTAGGCACAGCCAGTGCTACGGTCGTTACAGTTGGAGAAGAAGGCAAATCTCAGCAACTCGCCGGAAATCAAAATAAGAACACTTTTCAATTCACTTTTTGGCCTTCCTTTGGTACTTCCAATTCTGCCAATTCACGCACAAACGCGCTGTAATCCAATTCCCTCTTCCCTCGCAATTCCTCAATTCCACGAAACAAATCCCTAGCCCACCACTACAGGGCGTGCGATCTACTCTGCGGTCGAAGACGAAGGAAGTGCAATGGCGGCTCCTAACATGGATCAGTTCGAAACGTATTTCAGGAGAGCAGATTTGGACGGAGATGGCAGAATCAGTGGAGCTGAAGCCGTCTCTTTCTTCCTGGGATCCAATTTGCCCAAACAAGTTCTCGCCCAGGTTTTATTCTATTTCAAATTTCCAATCTAAAGTAAACGTGTCAATTCACTAACTTAAATTGATTGTTTCGTTATGTGTTTACTCTTGGAGGCATTGGATTTTCAGCATCGATGGTTATGCTTTCGATATTGTTCGCTTAGAATATCTTATTTAGGCCTCTCTTCTATGCTTTTCCTTGAAAATGTTAACCGATCTAGATTATTCTTGTGTAATGTTTCGTGTCCTCGGTGTGAGTTGCAGGTATGGGCGTATGCTGATCAGGCCAAAACTGGTTTCCTTGGGCGCGCAGAGTTTTTTAATGCTCTGAGGTTAGTTACTGTGGCTCAGAGTAGGCGAGATTTAACGCCTGACATTGTGAAGGCAGCGTTATATGGTCCTGCTGCTGCTAAAATCCCCGCGCCGCAGATTAATCTTGCTGCCGTATCTCAACCTGTCCCGAGGCCCTCTGCTGGATCTGTTGGACAGATGGGTGTTACTGGACCCAATTCAGCTCAAGGTTTTGCCTATAGAGGACAAGGGTTAGCAGGTCCTGGTGCAAGCCCGCAATATTATCCTCCACAGCAGAATCCTGCCATCAGACCTCATCAATCAATGCCTGTTACCGGTGCTGCGCGTCCGCAACAGGGTGTTGCAGGCCCTGATATTTCTAGAGGAGTTAACATGGGTGGTCACAATTTCTCAAATCCTGGGCTATCAAATGATTGGAATAATGCTAGGCCTGGTATGGTGGCTACCAGACCTCCAGGAATGAACCCGTCAGCTGCCTTCCAGACGTCACAGTCTCCAATTTCACCAATGCCCCAGTCATCTCCAATTTCACCAATGCCCCAGTCATCCCCAATTTCACCAATGCACCAGTCATCTCCACTTTCATCAATGCCCCAATCATCTCCACTTTCACCAATGCCCCAGTCATCTCCGGTCTCATCAATACCCCAGTCATCTCCGGTCTCATCAATGCCCCAGTCAACAGCTGTTAACGCTAAATCATTGGGTGTTTCTGGAAATGGGTTCTCTTCCAATTCAGTTTTGGGCAATGATTTCTTCTCTGCTGCCTCATCAATATCGAAACAAGAACCTGCTGGACACAGTTATTCTGTTACCAATGTCTCATCAGCCATTGTTCCTGTTTCCACTGGTCCCCAACCTGTAAAGAAGCAAAATTCACTTGACTCATTGCAGAGTGCATTCTCATCAGTGCTGCCTGCAAATAGTCCGTTTCATCGGCCACAGTCTGTATCAAACCAGCAAATTTCACCACAAGCTTCTTCTTCTCCACATACACCATCTGGGATGACAGGTGGGGTTGGAAATGCAAATTCTGACAATGTGCAGCTTTCTTGGCCAAAAATGAAGCCTACTGATGTGCAGAAGTATACAAAGGTGTTTTTGGAAGTTGACACTGACAGGGATGGGAAGATCACTGGGGAGCAGGCTCGCAGCCTTTTTTTAAGCTGGAGATTACCAATAGGTAAGCCTGTTTCCTACTAACTGACCCTTTTTGATGTATTTTTCATGCAAGTTGGTTCGTTGATGTGTTGGCTTGTCATAAACATAACAAGAACCATAGTCACTtgaaaattttagttttagctTCTTGAATTCAGATTTCTTTTCTGGATGGGAAGGGTGTACCTTAATGGCTTTTTTGGTTGACATGGAACAACCTCTGTGCACTGATACTggatttttattgttttttactGAGCAAACTTATGACTAACGATGCTTTATGGTGTTAATTGGTGGGTGATGAATTGTTACAAGAGTTTATCTCTTGCCTAAGATGATTTGGCCATGCGATGATAAGACTCATAGAAGTCTCAGTAAGAAGAGTTTATTAGATGGAGGATAGCAAAGTAAATAGAAGTAGAGGAATAATAAGGAAAGTTGTAAAAAAATGCATTGAAAAGTACCCAGATTTAAATTGGGTTTTGACAAAATATAGTCTCATTGTTTGGTCCATATTGCTGAACCCACTTAGTGAGAAAATGCTcttgtttttattgttatttgttATCATTCTCTAAATTTACCTGCGGAAAATTCATTGATCATGGATCATTCAAGTCAGATTTTTGTTGTATCTATCTGAATTTTGTTTGTCAACCAAATGTTTGTATGAGGATACATGAGTGAGGGAGCAATGGGTAAAAATGCTCTTCGAGTAATAAATCTTTTATCACTATTGATTAAATGCTTAAGAGAGTTCTTCTTGACCAAACAAAGTGTAATATTAATGAAACAGCTAACTACTATGACTGTTATTTCTTATACAGGAAATGCAATTTTTTATCTCCCCAAAATATCTGAAATTACTGTAATATGGTTAACAAGTACTTCCTAAGTGGGGGTATTTTAAAGCTTTTTGGAATCAACTAAATGAACAATTTCACTAGAAAGGAATAAAGACAGTAGGTTAAGTATTATTTCTTAAACAAACTTACCAAGGAAACTAGTATCccattgaaaatttgaaaaagccACTAACATATGCTACACCCATTAAAATAGAGGAGCTTTTCAACACCATATTGTCTTCTGTTATTATTGTCATTATTTTCGGATCAAAAACAGTATTTATTGTTAGAAAGATTGGCCGCGTAATCACCGTAGGGAGGACATAAACATAATACAATCTCATTACATATGTAAGGCAAAGAGGACGTCCTTGGAAACATCAGTGGTCTTCACCGACCATACTGGACAATTGTATTAACCACATGTTGCCTTAAAGTTGTAGTATCCTTTTTTTCCATCCCAAACCTTTAAATAAGCAATGGAATATCAAGTGGAAATGTGGATTGTTCTTTTGCAACTGTCTGCAAATAACAATGACATAAATAGAAAGAGCAGGGCGAGGTCTAGAAATCTGTAACACTTAATTTGTATTAATCCTGTAAAGTACTGTTGTGCAGATTAAAAGGGTTAGGGTTTAGGAGAATAAATTAGAAGCTGAAAAAGAATTTATTAGAAAGCAGTTCTGTTGAATTTATAGTTGAAGTTCTTGTATATTAGTCGCAGTGAGTAGAAACAAGTGAAAGGGACTCTAATTCAATTAGATTTCTATTAATGTGAATGGTTCAAGAgatatgaataattaatttgttGGTGGGAAAATTATGCATACAAGAGCAACATCTAAGCAAGGGAAAGCCTCTAAGAAACAAATATTCCCACCATAGTATTGTCCTGAAACCTGATGCAATAACTATCACTCAAATCCAAAGAAACAAGTAGTCAAAACACACATCTCTCTGTAATAACATTACATGGATATGCATGAGTTTAAATGATCACAGGTTGGCAGCCCTCCACCCATTTTAATCCAAATCATACATACTATGAATTATTTGGTATCGTAATGgatcatttaaaagaaaaaaaaggtgaCAAAGATATTGATAATTTGAGAAGAGATGTATAGTAGGTTACAGTTATTAGATCTAATTCTACACACATTTATAAATGTATTTGGTTATGGAACCTAGAATCCCTATCAATTCCAAACCATCATGTTTGACCTCAGAATCATAATAATTCAAATTCTTTGAGGAGAATAACTATAAATACTGATAGCTTGAGTTTCAGCTGGATTCTGTGATAGATGACAGTCATTTGATTTAGACCTGAGAAATAGATCAACTCAACACTTTGAAATCTACCGGGCTATGAACCACAAGAACTTTATGAATTAGTTGACAAATAAGTATTTCATGTAGGATGAATGAGAGTTGGAATTGGTTAATTCTATTGGTTCATACCTAATGTATTCCTAAATGCAGAGTTGATCCTAGGTCTAGTCATTTTCCCTCAATTCTCAAATGATATAATACAAGATAAAATACCTCTTCCTTTACATCTGCCTCCTACTTATTTATTCCTCAAATGCCATTTAATTGACTAATCCTTTTACTAACTACAATAACTATCCTAACTAATAATGGCTAAGAATATTACCCTCTTGAAATCTTGTTGGCTATGTTGGAAATTGTTACTAAAAGTTGAATATCACcctcctatttatttatttacctCTCAAATTTCTTCCTACTAACTAAAATAACTGTCCTAACTAACTTCCTTACTCGATCAGACAACCATTTTTTTTGGTAAGCATGCTTATTGTCCTATTTATTCAATTCAATTCTCAAATGCTACTAAGCAAGCTACACTGGCAAGATGATCTTATTAGATTTGTTTCTTTACTCTGTTTTTTGGACTGTTTTTTAGCTtcattatttttgaaattttcttgGAGAGGGGATGACCCTTTTAGCATTTCTCCGAAGGCAATAATGTAATCCGTGGACTTTGTGCAGAGGTGTTAAAGAAGGTGTGGGACTTGTCTGATCAGGACAATGATAGCATGCTTTCTTTGAAGGAGTTTTGCTTTGCTCTTTATTTGATGGAACGGTACAGGGAAGGTCGACCTCTTCCACAGTCTCTTCCAAGCAATGTTATGTTTGATGAGACACTGATGTCTATGACAGGCCAACCAAAAATTGTTCCTGGAAATGCAACCTGGGGAACCGGCCAAGGTATTTTCTCTTATTTACTctacaattttcttttctttttctcttataAGACAccttttgatgattttttttacttttatccATCTCAAGGTTTTCAGCAACAACAGGGGATGCCAGGTGCTCGGCCAGTGGCACCAACAGCTGGTTTGAGGCCTCCAGTCCATGGAAGTTCTGCTCAGGCTGATTTCACTACACAGCCCAACCAGCAAAAGTCAGGAACACCTGTGTTGGAGGATTCCTTTCTGAATCGCACTGATAATGGTGAGCAGAATATATTGAATACAAAGCCTCAAGATGCAACAACTGCAGAGAAGAAGGTATTGGCTCTGCCTTTGTAATTTTTCTCcatatataaacatatatttatgAAAGTGAAGATTATCCATAATGTTTTTCGTACATGCTTGTGTTTTCTGTTTTCATTAAGGAAGATGCTTTGTTCTCCTATTCCTTTGTAGTTCTCATCCCTTcatcttaatttatttatgtttattttgaaGTTCCATTTTATAGAAATTGGAAAATTATAAAACTCATCCTAAAAGCCAGGGATTCAACTATATATCTACAAGCAAGTGTAAGGTAAAGAGACACCTTTGAAATTATGAGGCTTTCCTTTCCCAACCAAATGCATcaaataattgtataaattgCAGCCTCCTATAAAACAACTGTTTCCTTGTTTCTGCCAAAATTTTGTTCCAGTAGAAAGGACACAAATACAGGTTCACAGTCTCTTAGTGCTTGTTTGGTACTCCCTTCAGAATTAATGATGATTGTTTGGTGGGTGGACCCAAGTTAGTTTTTGgtcttaaatataatttcacaagtaaaattgaaatgaattaTGGGGCTGAAAGTTACTTTTGTAACCCAAAATTAACTCCCCATTTTCTATAATATCCTCAACCAGATCTATTCAGTTGTAAATGATCTTGGTTCTTTTGCACATTTTGagaaattctaaataaaaaatgtttcttCCTGCTATTGTAGTCTGAAGAAGCTCAGAATGTTATTTTGGATTCAAAAGAGAAGATGGAGCTTTACCGGAACAAAATGCAGGAACTGGTCTGTAATTCATATCTTGTCTCTTTTTATTTTGATCTTAGATTGATGTTTTTTTCTTAAGGCTTTGCATGGTTGAAATAAACTATTTGTAGGCTTGCTAGGCCATACTGCTGGTGGCTCACTTTTGAGTAAACTTGTGTTAGAATTAATGGAGTTATTACATTACAGaggttaaaataaatttattagcaATCTTTGATCAGAAGTTATGtgaataattattatatgttaGTGTTGCTTGGTTTTTACAGAAATACCTTCTAAGCTAAATA harbors:
- the LOC137821802 gene encoding uncharacterized protein, producing MAAPNMDQFETYFRRADLDGDGRISGAEAVSFFLGSNLPKQVLAQVWAYADQAKTGFLGRAEFFNALRLVTVAQSRRDLTPDIVKAALYGPAAAKIPAPQINLAAVSQPVPRPSAGSVGQMGVTGPNSAQGFAYRGQGLAGPGASPQYYPPQQNPAIRPHQSMPVTGAARPQQGVAGPDISRGVNMGGHNFSNPGLSNDWNNARPGMVATRPPGMNPSAAFQTSQSPISPMPQSSPISPMPQSSPISPMHQSSPLSSMPQSSPLSPMPQSSPVSSIPQSSPVSSMPQSTAVNAKSLGVSGNGFSSNSVLGNDFFSAASSISKQEPAGHSYSVTNVSSAIVPVSTGPQPVKKQNSLDSLQSAFSSVLPANSPFHRPQSVSNQQISPQASSSPHTPSGMTGGVGNANSDNVQLSWPKMKPTDVQKYTKVFLEVDTDRDGKITGEQARSLFLSWRLPIEVLKKVWDLSDQDNDSMLSLKEFCFALYLMERYREGRPLPQSLPSNVMFDETLMSMTGQPKIVPGNATWGTGQGFQQQQGMPGARPVAPTAGLRPPVHGSSAQADFTTQPNQQKSGTPVLEDSFLNRTDNGEQNILNTKPQDATTAEKKSEEAQNVILDSKEKMELYRNKMQELVLYKSRCDNRLNEITERASADKREAESLGKKYEEKYKQVAEIASKLTVEEAKFRDVQERKVELQQAIVKIEQGGSADGILQVRAERIQSDLEELFKALADRCKKHGMDVKSIAMVQLPSGWQPGIPEGAALWDEDWDKFEDEGFGNDLTFDTKNASSKPKPAFIDGEQNFSDDNSIHGSPVNANGKQENSANGDYTVEDESYAHSEEDLARSPHDSLAGRSTVESPSQDFSNPHFGKGSEADAETHRSFDESTWGAFDNNDDMDSVWGFNSKTKDSDFEQGDFFKSDDFGINPVRIGSTHTDGAFQTKSLFTFDDSVPATPVSKFENSPRYSEAGDHFFDMSRFDSFRHESGYSPQPERLTRFDSISSSKDFGYGNEKFTRFDSISSSKDFGNSNDKFTRFDSVSSSKDFGYNPEKLTRFDSMSSSNDFGFGRQGHARFDSISSTKDFGHSGPFSFDDSDPFGSSGPFKVSSENHSPKKGSDNWSAF